Proteins from one Streptosporangium becharense genomic window:
- a CDS encoding NADH-quinone oxidoreductase subunit A, translated as MDVYAPILVLAVLAAGFAIFSVTIAPFTGPKRWNRAKLDAYECGIEPTPQPVGGGRFPLKYMITAMLFIVFDIEIIFLYPWAVAFNKLGVFGLVEMLLFIVTVLVAYAYVWRRKGLDWD; from the coding sequence ATGGACGTATACGCACCCATCCTGGTGCTCGCCGTTCTCGCGGCGGGATTTGCGATCTTCTCGGTGACGATCGCTCCCTTCACCGGCCCCAAGCGCTGGAACCGCGCGAAACTCGACGCCTACGAATGCGGCATCGAACCGACGCCCCAGCCCGTGGGCGGTGGCCGCTTCCCGCTGAAGTACATGATCACCGCGATGCTCTTCATCGTGTTCGACATCGAGATCATCTTCCTTTACCCGTGGGCGGTCGCCTTCAACAAGCTCGGGGTCTTCGGGTTGGTCGAGATGCTGCTGTTCATCGTCACCGTGCTCGTGGCCTACGCGTACGTGTGGCGCCGCAAGGGTCTGGACTGGGACTAG
- a CDS encoding geranylgeranyl reductase family protein — translation MTVPAAPQRNVAEADADVIVVGAGPAGSTTAFHLAQAGLDVLLLEKTTFPREKVCGDGLTPRAVKQLIAMGVDIDAPGWVRNKGLRVVGGGLRFELDWPELSSYPDFGLVRTRQDFDQILAENAVKAGARLLQGVNVTAPILDERSGHIVGVVARKDGEEVSYRSRLVVAADGNSTRVSLAMGLHKREDRPMGVAVRTYFTSPRHDDDYLETWLELWDGDTLLPGYGWIFGVGDGTSNVGLGLLNTSDAFKGMDYRDLLRRWVKGMPAEWGYVEENMTTPIRGAALPMAFNRQPHYTRGLVLVGDAGGMINPFNGEGIAYAMETGHIAAESIVQALGRVTPAQRERVLRAYPQTLKDVYGGYFTLGRGFVELIGNRGVMNFLTRHALPHPRLMRFTLKLLANLTDRRGDASDRIINALSKVAPPA, via the coding sequence GTGACCGTGCCAGCCGCCCCACAGCGGAATGTCGCTGAGGCTGACGCCGACGTCATCGTCGTCGGCGCCGGGCCCGCCGGTTCGACAACCGCTTTTCATCTCGCACAGGCCGGGCTCGACGTCCTGCTGCTGGAGAAGACCACTTTCCCCCGTGAGAAGGTCTGCGGCGACGGGCTGACCCCCCGAGCCGTCAAACAGCTCATCGCCATGGGCGTCGACATCGACGCCCCCGGCTGGGTCAGGAACAAGGGCCTGCGCGTGGTCGGCGGAGGCCTGCGCTTCGAGCTCGACTGGCCCGAGCTGTCGAGCTACCCCGACTTCGGCCTGGTCCGCACCCGTCAGGACTTCGACCAGATCCTCGCGGAGAACGCGGTCAAGGCGGGTGCCCGCCTGCTGCAGGGGGTCAACGTCACCGCCCCGATCCTCGACGAGCGCAGCGGTCACATCGTCGGCGTCGTCGCCAGGAAGGACGGCGAGGAGGTCTCCTACCGCTCCCGTCTGGTGGTCGCCGCCGACGGCAACTCCACCCGCGTCTCCCTGGCGATGGGTCTGCACAAGCGCGAGGACCGCCCGATGGGCGTCGCAGTGCGGACCTACTTCACCAGCCCGCGTCACGACGACGACTACCTGGAGACCTGGCTGGAGCTGTGGGACGGCGACACGCTGCTGCCCGGCTACGGCTGGATCTTCGGGGTCGGCGACGGCACGTCCAACGTGGGCCTGGGCCTGCTGAACACCAGTGACGCCTTCAAGGGCATGGACTACCGCGACCTGCTGCGCCGCTGGGTGAAGGGCATGCCCGCCGAGTGGGGCTACGTCGAGGAGAACATGACGACCCCCATCAGGGGGGCCGCCCTGCCGATGGCCTTCAACCGCCAGCCGCACTACACCAGGGGCCTGGTGCTGGTCGGAGACGCCGGTGGAATGATCAACCCGTTCAACGGCGAGGGCATCGCGTACGCGATGGAGACCGGCCACATCGCCGCCGAGAGCATCGTCCAGGCGCTCGGCCGGGTCACCCCCGCACAGCGGGAGCGGGTGCTGCGCGCCTACCCGCAGACGCTCAAGGACGTCTACGGTGGTTACTTCACCCTCGGACGCGGTTTCGTGGAGCTCATCGGGAACCGGGGCGTGATGAACTTCCTGACCCGGCACGCGCTTCCGCACCCCCGCCTGATGCGGTTCACGCTCAAGCTCCTTGCTAATCTCACCGACCGGCGAGGCGACGCGTCGGATCGCATCATCAACGCCCTGTCGAAGGTGGCGCCACCGGCATGA
- the nuoE gene encoding NADH-quinone oxidoreductase subunit NuoE gives MSADKVNATTGTGLTGESAVGATTGTGDEPANRAVHATPAEGSTVNGGYAPEVRERLERDAKEIIGRYPKPRSALLPLLHLVQSEDGYVSDAGHEFCAEMLGLSKAEVVGVSTFYTMYKRKPMGQYHVGVCINTLCAVMGGDQIWDELSEHVGVGHDEATADGKVSLERLECNAACDFAPVMMVNWEFFDNQTPESAKQLVDDLKDGKEVSPTRGPKKLCTFKEASRVLSGLSDGLAGDGPSAGEASLEGLKIAKAKGWKAPEA, from the coding sequence ATGAGCGCCGACAAGGTCAACGCGACCACGGGCACGGGCCTGACCGGTGAGAGCGCGGTGGGTGCGACCACGGGCACGGGCGACGAGCCCGCGAACCGGGCCGTCCACGCGACCCCGGCAGAGGGCTCGACGGTGAACGGCGGCTACGCGCCGGAGGTCCGCGAGCGCCTGGAGCGCGACGCCAAGGAGATCATCGGCCGTTACCCCAAGCCGCGGTCGGCGCTGCTGCCCCTGCTGCACCTGGTGCAGTCGGAGGACGGCTACGTCTCCGACGCCGGTCACGAGTTCTGCGCCGAGATGCTCGGCCTGAGCAAGGCCGAGGTCGTGGGCGTGTCCACCTTCTACACGATGTACAAGCGCAAGCCGATGGGCCAGTACCACGTGGGCGTGTGCATCAACACGCTCTGCGCGGTCATGGGCGGCGACCAGATCTGGGACGAGCTCTCCGAGCACGTCGGCGTCGGCCACGACGAGGCGACGGCGGACGGGAAGGTCTCGCTGGAGCGGCTGGAGTGCAACGCCGCCTGCGACTTCGCCCCGGTGATGATGGTCAACTGGGAGTTCTTCGACAACCAGACCCCCGAGTCGGCCAAGCAGCTCGTCGACGACCTCAAGGACGGCAAGGAGGTCTCGCCGACCCGCGGTCCGAAGAAGCTCTGCACGTTCAAGGAGGCCTCGCGGGTGCTCTCCGGGCTCTCCGACGGCCTGGCCGGTGACGGCCCTTCGGCGGGGGAGGCCTCCCTGGAGGGCCTCAAGATCGCCAAGGCCAAGGGTTGGAAGGCTCCCGAAGCGTGA
- the nuoF gene encoding NADH-quinone oxidoreductase subunit NuoF, translating to MTTLTPVLTANWDQPNSFTLEGYGEYSAARKALGMDPDAVIQAVKDSGLRGRGGAGFPTGMKWGFIPQGDGKPHYLVVNADESEPGTCKDIPLMMANPHALVEGVIIASYAIRANHAFIYVRGEVLHVIRRLQAAVAEAYAEGYLGKDLFGSGFDLELVVHSGAGAYICGEETALLDSLEGHRGQPRLKPPFPAVAGLYASPTVVNNVESIASVPSIIANGADWFAGMGTEKSKGFGIFSLSGHVARPGQYEAPLGITLRELLDMSGGMREGHRLKFWTPGGSSTPIFTDEHLDVPLDFESVGAKGSMLGTRALQIFDETTCVVRAVLRWTEFYAHESCGKCTPCREGTYWLKQVLKRLEKGQGTEDDLTTITDIADNILGRSFCALGDGATSPIHSSVKLFRDEYLKHFEIGGCPFDHAPSRLWGTK from the coding sequence GTGACCACTCTCACCCCGGTTCTCACCGCGAACTGGGACCAGCCGAACTCCTTCACCCTGGAGGGCTACGGCGAGTACTCGGCGGCCAGGAAGGCCCTGGGCATGGACCCGGACGCCGTCATCCAGGCGGTCAAGGACTCCGGCCTGCGCGGACGCGGCGGCGCGGGCTTCCCCACCGGCATGAAGTGGGGCTTCATCCCCCAGGGCGACGGCAAACCGCACTACCTGGTGGTCAACGCCGACGAGTCCGAGCCCGGCACGTGCAAGGACATCCCGCTGATGATGGCCAACCCGCACGCGCTGGTCGAGGGCGTCATCATCGCCTCGTACGCGATCCGGGCCAACCACGCCTTCATCTACGTGCGCGGCGAGGTGCTGCACGTCATCCGCCGGCTGCAGGCGGCCGTCGCCGAGGCGTACGCCGAGGGCTACCTCGGCAAGGACCTCTTCGGGTCGGGTTTCGACCTGGAGCTGGTCGTGCACAGCGGAGCCGGCGCCTACATCTGCGGCGAGGAGACGGCGCTGCTCGACTCGCTGGAGGGTCACCGCGGCCAACCTCGGCTCAAGCCTCCCTTCCCGGCCGTGGCGGGCCTGTACGCCTCGCCCACCGTCGTCAACAACGTCGAGTCGATCGCCAGTGTTCCCTCGATCATCGCCAACGGCGCCGACTGGTTCGCCGGGATGGGCACCGAGAAGTCCAAGGGCTTCGGCATCTTCTCGCTGAGCGGGCACGTGGCCAGGCCCGGCCAGTACGAGGCGCCGCTCGGCATCACCCTGCGCGAACTGCTCGACATGTCCGGCGGCATGCGTGAGGGGCACCGGCTGAAGTTCTGGACCCCCGGCGGGTCCAGCACGCCGATCTTCACCGACGAGCACCTCGACGTCCCGCTCGACTTCGAGTCGGTCGGCGCGAAGGGGTCCATGCTCGGCACCCGGGCCCTGCAGATCTTCGACGAGACCACGTGCGTGGTCCGCGCCGTGCTGCGCTGGACCGAGTTCTACGCGCACGAGTCCTGCGGCAAGTGCACCCCCTGCCGGGAGGGCACCTACTGGCTTAAGCAGGTGCTCAAGCGGCTGGAGAAGGGTCAGGGCACCGAAGACGACCTGACCACGATCACCGACATCGCCGACAACATCCTGGGCCGCTCCTTCTGCGCTCTGGGCGACGGTGCCACCAGCCCCATCCACTCGTCGGTGAAGCTCTTCCGCGACGAGTACCTCAAGCACTTCGAGATCGGCGGCTGCCCGTTCGACCACGCCCCGTCCAGGCTGTGGGGGACGAAGTGA
- a CDS encoding NuoB/complex I 20 kDa subunit family protein, whose translation MGLEEKLPSGFMLSTVEQVAGWARKNSVWPATFGLACCAIELMSTGGPKHDLARFGMERASASPRQADLMIVAGRLSQKMAPVLRQIYDQMAEPKWVIAMGVCASSGGMFNNYAIVQGVDHVVPVDIYLPGCPPRPEMLIDAIVKLHDKIQNMKFGAHRAKQIEELEAQALRTLPLIDQGTAK comes from the coding sequence ATGGGTCTTGAAGAGAAACTTCCGAGCGGGTTCATGCTCAGCACGGTCGAGCAGGTGGCCGGCTGGGCGCGTAAGAACTCCGTGTGGCCGGCGACCTTCGGTCTGGCCTGCTGCGCCATCGAGCTGATGTCCACCGGTGGTCCCAAGCACGACCTCGCGCGCTTCGGCATGGAGCGCGCCTCGGCGTCTCCGCGCCAGGCCGACCTGATGATCGTGGCGGGCCGGCTGTCGCAGAAGATGGCCCCGGTGCTCCGGCAGATCTACGACCAGATGGCCGAGCCCAAGTGGGTCATCGCCATGGGCGTGTGCGCCTCCAGCGGCGGCATGTTCAACAACTACGCCATCGTGCAGGGCGTGGACCACGTCGTCCCCGTCGACATCTACCTGCCCGGCTGCCCGCCGCGGCCCGAGATGCTCATCGACGCGATCGTCAAGCTGCACGACAAGATCCAGAACATGAAGTTCGGCGCGCACCGGGCCAAGCAGATCGAAGAGCTCGAGGCGCAGGCGCTGCGGACGCTCCCGCTGATCGACCAGGGGACCGCCAAATGA
- a CDS encoding NADH-quinone oxidoreductase subunit G, protein MTVEATTPAQTPVDLVTVTIDGFQVSVPKGTLIIRAAELLGIQIPRFCDHPLLDPAANCRQCLVDIPDAGNGRGFPKPQPSCAIEVAQGMVVQTQLTSPVAEKAQRGVMELLLMNHPLDCPVCDKGGECPLQNQAMSNGQGESRFQEKKRTFDKPVALSSEVLLDRERCVQCARCIRFSDEIAGDPLIDFFERGAKEQVGAADGRPFESYFSGNTVQICPVGALTGAAYRFQARPFDLVSTPSACEHCASGCSLRTDHRRGKVTRRLAGDDPEVNEEWNCDKGRWAFTYGTQPDRLKTPLVRDEEGRLVPASWPEAFAAAARGLAAARGRAGVLVGGRATVEEAYGYAKFARLALGTNDIDFRARPHSAEEASFLAHAVAGKGIEVRYADLEKAPAVLLVGFEPDEESPIVFLRLRKAWRKKGLRVFSVAPFATAGLAKMGGTLVPAVPGSETAVLDDLAAVDPIAAEAVRQPGAVILAGERLATVPGALSALVRLAESSGARLAWVPRRAGERGAVEAGALPNLLPIGRPVGDEAARAEVARAWNVASLPEGEGRDTTGILKAALDGEIDALVIAGVDPYDLAAPQAALVALENTPFIVSLEQRASAVTDRADVVLPVAVAAEKSGTFVNWEGRGRTFEEALRVPGVMSDLRVISAIADAMDVHLGLPDPAAARRELAAIGAWRGSRAAAPAVDAPVLAEPQAGQAVLATWHLLLDDGRLQAGEPYLAGTARAAEALVSAATAAEAGLADGGEITVGTERGSLTLPVRIADLPDRVVWLPANSAGRSVTRDLRAVAGEIVAIGPAGGTSAGAVAPAAASPVTPGAVSTVAGAPEAADTVLPGADTVLPERASGTTAGEVGTAGEANEER, encoded by the coding sequence ATGACCGTCGAAGCCACCACCCCGGCCCAGACGCCGGTGGACCTGGTCACCGTCACCATCGACGGGTTCCAGGTGAGCGTGCCGAAGGGCACGCTGATCATCCGGGCGGCCGAGCTGCTCGGCATCCAGATCCCGCGGTTCTGCGACCACCCGCTGCTGGACCCGGCGGCCAACTGCCGCCAGTGCCTGGTGGACATCCCCGACGCCGGCAACGGCCGCGGGTTCCCCAAGCCGCAGCCGTCCTGCGCGATCGAGGTCGCGCAGGGCATGGTCGTGCAGACCCAGCTCACCTCCCCGGTCGCGGAGAAGGCGCAGCGCGGGGTCATGGAGCTGCTGCTCATGAACCACCCGCTCGACTGCCCGGTCTGCGACAAGGGCGGCGAGTGCCCGCTGCAGAACCAGGCGATGTCCAACGGGCAGGGGGAGAGCCGCTTCCAGGAGAAGAAGCGGACCTTCGACAAGCCCGTGGCGCTCTCCAGCGAGGTGCTGCTCGACCGTGAGCGCTGCGTCCAGTGCGCGCGCTGCATCCGCTTCTCCGACGAGATCGCCGGCGACCCGCTCATCGACTTCTTCGAGCGCGGGGCCAAGGAGCAGGTCGGCGCCGCCGACGGGCGGCCGTTCGAGTCCTACTTCTCCGGCAACACCGTGCAGATCTGCCCGGTCGGCGCGCTGACCGGCGCGGCGTACCGCTTCCAGGCGCGTCCGTTCGACCTGGTCTCCACGCCGAGCGCCTGCGAGCACTGCGCCAGCGGCTGCTCCCTGCGCACCGACCACCGCCGGGGCAAGGTCACCCGCCGCCTGGCCGGGGACGACCCCGAGGTCAACGAGGAGTGGAACTGCGACAAGGGCCGCTGGGCCTTCACCTACGGCACCCAGCCCGACCGGCTGAAGACCCCCCTCGTCCGTGACGAGGAGGGTCGCCTGGTCCCGGCCTCCTGGCCCGAGGCGTTCGCCGCCGCGGCCCGGGGCCTCGCCGCGGCGCGCGGTCGGGCGGGCGTGCTCGTCGGCGGGCGGGCCACCGTCGAGGAGGCGTACGGCTACGCCAAGTTCGCCAGGCTCGCCCTCGGCACCAACGACATCGACTTCCGCGCCCGCCCCCACTCTGCGGAGGAGGCGAGCTTCCTCGCCCACGCCGTCGCGGGCAAGGGCATCGAGGTCCGTTACGCGGACCTGGAGAAGGCGCCGGCCGTGCTCCTGGTGGGCTTCGAGCCGGACGAGGAGTCGCCGATCGTCTTCCTGCGCCTGCGCAAGGCGTGGCGGAAGAAGGGGCTGAGGGTCTTCTCCGTCGCCCCCTTCGCCACCGCCGGGCTCGCCAAGATGGGCGGCACGCTCGTCCCGGCGGTGCCGGGCTCCGAGACCGCCGTGCTGGACGACCTCGCCGCCGTCGACCCGATCGCCGCCGAGGCGGTCAGGCAGCCGGGTGCGGTCATCCTGGCCGGTGAGCGGCTGGCGACCGTGCCGGGTGCGCTGTCGGCGCTGGTGCGGCTGGCCGAGTCGAGCGGCGCCCGCCTGGCGTGGGTCCCGCGCCGGGCCGGTGAGCGCGGCGCCGTCGAGGCCGGCGCGCTGCCGAACCTGCTGCCGATCGGCCGTCCGGTCGGCGACGAGGCCGCCCGCGCCGAGGTGGCCAGGGCGTGGAACGTCGCCTCGCTCCCCGAGGGCGAGGGCCGTGACACCACCGGCATCCTGAAGGCCGCGCTCGACGGGGAGATCGACGCCCTCGTCATCGCCGGTGTCGACCCCTACGACCTGGCCGCGCCGCAGGCCGCCCTGGTCGCCCTGGAGAACACCCCGTTCATCGTGAGCCTGGAGCAGCGCGCCAGCGCGGTCACCGACCGGGCCGACGTGGTCCTCCCGGTCGCCGTGGCGGCCGAGAAGTCGGGCACGTTCGTCAACTGGGAGGGGCGGGGACGCACCTTCGAGGAGGCGCTGCGGGTTCCCGGCGTCATGAGCGACCTGCGGGTCATCTCGGCCATCGCCGACGCCATGGACGTGCACCTGGGCCTGCCCGACCCGGCCGCCGCCCGCCGCGAGCTCGCGGCGATCGGCGCCTGGCGCGGCTCCCGCGCCGCCGCCCCCGCGGTGGACGCCCCGGTCCTCGCCGAGCCGCAGGCCGGCCAGGCGGTCCTCGCCACCTGGCACCTGCTGCTCGACGACGGCCGCCTGCAGGCGGGCGAGCCCTACCTGGCGGGCACCGCCCGCGCTGCCGAGGCGCTGGTCTCCGCGGCCACCGCGGCGGAGGCCGGGCTGGCCGACGGCGGTGAGATCACCGTCGGCACCGAGCGCGGCTCGCTGACCCTGCCGGTGCGGATCGCCGACCTGCCCGACCGGGTGGTGTGGCTGCCGGCCAACTCGGCGGGCCGCTCGGTCACCCGTGACCTGCGGGCCGTCGCCGGCGAGATCGTCGCGATCGGGCCCGCCGGGGGCACGTCCGCCGGCGCGGTCGCACCCGCCGCCGCGAGCCCGGTCACGCCCGGTGCGGTGAGCACGGTCGCGGGAGCGCCCGAGGCCGCGGACACCGTGCTTCCCGGCGCGGACACGGTGCTTCCCGAGCGTGCCTCCGGCACGACGGCCGGCGAGGTAGGAACCGCCGGCGAAGCTAACGAGGAGCGGTAA
- a CDS encoding NADH-quinone oxidoreductase subunit C, giving the protein MSTDNLPGLPEEPIAHRGMFGASGTGDTSGYGRLVVRRKPELSTPRPYGGYFDTIADELERALGGDLADAVERVVVDRGELTFHVRRERLLDVVRVLRDDPALRFELSLGVSGVHYPHLEGQELHAVIHLCSITHNRRLRLEISCPDADPHIPSTVSVYPTHDWHERETWDFFGIVFDGHPALTRIMMPDDWDGHPQRKDYPLGGIPVEYRGAEIPAPDERRTYR; this is encoded by the coding sequence GTGAGTACTGACAACCTCCCCGGCCTGCCGGAGGAGCCGATCGCCCACCGGGGCATGTTCGGCGCCTCGGGCACCGGTGACACCTCCGGCTACGGCCGCCTCGTCGTGCGGCGCAAGCCTGAGCTCTCCACGCCCCGCCCGTACGGTGGCTACTTCGACACCATCGCCGACGAGTTGGAGCGCGCACTGGGCGGCGACCTCGCCGACGCCGTCGAGCGCGTGGTCGTCGACCGTGGCGAGCTGACCTTCCACGTGCGGCGCGAGCGCCTGCTCGACGTCGTCAGGGTCCTGCGCGACGACCCCGCCCTGCGGTTCGAACTCTCGCTGGGCGTCTCCGGGGTGCACTACCCGCACCTGGAGGGCCAGGAGCTGCACGCGGTGATCCACCTGTGCTCGATCACCCACAACCGGCGTCTCCGCCTGGAGATCTCCTGCCCGGACGCCGACCCCCACATTCCCTCCACGGTCTCGGTCTACCCGACCCACGACTGGCATGAGCGGGAGACGTGGGACTTCTTCGGCATCGTCTTCGACGGGCACCCGGCGCTGACCCGGATCATGATGCCCGACGACTGGGACGGGCACCCCCAGCGCAAGGACTACCCGCTCGGCGGCATCCCGGTCGAGTACCGCGGCGCCGAGATCCCCGCGCCGGACGAGAGGAGGACGTACCGGTGA
- the nuoH gene encoding NADH-quinone oxidoreductase subunit NuoH has translation MNARTLLAADPTLADFGKDPLWISIIKAVVIFVVLMLGVLFGVWFERKLISRMQNRYGPNRAGKFGLLQSVADGLKMGLKEDLMPRTVDKVIYFIAPVVLAVPAFLAFSVVPMGPKVSMFGVETPLQLTDMPVAVLMVLAMASIGVYGIVLAGWGSRSPYAVLGGLRASAQVVSYEIAMGLSFVGVFLFAGTLSTSEIVAAQASGGVLTLGGLEIPMPSWYMVLLIPSFLIYIITMLGETNRVPFDLPEGEGELVGGFQTEYSNSLKFAVIMLAEYVNVFVVSAMSITLFMGGWRAPWPISAWDGANTGWWPLLWFFLKMVLVFSFFVWCRASLPRVRYDQLMALGWKILIPVNLAWILLVATVRALQIQDVNRSVVLILAALVMVGCLGIWWRFDSVLQKRKEDKAAQIQAEFEHLQAEPTAGGFPVPPLDLPHYHGVARKEVPSGSN, from the coding sequence ATGAATGCCCGGACTCTCCTAGCGGCCGATCCGACCCTTGCCGACTTCGGCAAGGACCCGCTCTGGATCAGCATCATCAAGGCCGTTGTCATCTTCGTCGTCCTGATGCTGGGCGTGCTCTTCGGCGTGTGGTTCGAGCGCAAGCTCATCTCGCGCATGCAGAACCGGTACGGCCCCAACCGGGCGGGCAAGTTCGGGTTGCTCCAGTCGGTGGCCGACGGCCTGAAGATGGGGCTGAAGGAAGACCTGATGCCCCGCACCGTCGACAAGGTGATCTACTTCATCGCTCCGGTGGTCCTGGCGGTCCCGGCCTTCCTGGCCTTCTCCGTCGTCCCGATGGGCCCCAAGGTCTCGATGTTCGGCGTCGAGACGCCGCTGCAGCTGACCGACATGCCGGTCGCCGTGCTGATGGTGCTGGCGATGGCCTCGATCGGCGTGTACGGCATCGTGCTCGCCGGTTGGGGCTCGCGTTCGCCCTACGCCGTGCTCGGCGGTCTGCGGGCCAGCGCTCAGGTGGTCTCGTACGAGATCGCCATGGGCCTGTCGTTCGTGGGTGTCTTCCTGTTCGCCGGGACGCTCTCCACCTCGGAGATCGTCGCGGCGCAGGCCTCCGGCGGGGTGCTCACCCTGGGCGGGCTGGAGATCCCGATGCCCTCGTGGTACATGGTCCTGCTCATCCCGTCCTTCCTGATCTACATCATCACCATGCTGGGTGAGACCAACCGGGTCCCCTTCGACCTTCCCGAGGGCGAGGGCGAGCTGGTCGGCGGCTTCCAGACCGAGTACTCCAACTCGCTGAAGTTCGCCGTCATCATGCTCGCCGAGTACGTCAACGTCTTCGTGGTCTCCGCGATGTCGATCACCCTGTTCATGGGTGGCTGGCGGGCACCGTGGCCGATCTCGGCGTGGGACGGGGCCAACACCGGCTGGTGGCCGCTGCTGTGGTTCTTCCTGAAGATGGTGCTGGTCTTCTCCTTCTTCGTCTGGTGCCGCGCCTCGCTGCCGCGGGTCCGCTACGACCAGCTCATGGCCCTCGGCTGGAAGATCCTCATCCCGGTCAACCTGGCGTGGATCCTCCTGGTCGCCACCGTCAGGGCCCTGCAGATCCAGGACGTCAACCGCTCGGTCGTGCTCATCCTCGCCGCGCTCGTCATGGTCGGCTGCCTTGGCATCTGGTGGCGCTTCGACAGCGTGCTGCAGAAGCGCAAGGAGGACAAGGCCGCCCAGATCCAGGCCGAGTTCGAGCATCTCCAGGCCGAGCCCACCGCGGGTGGCTTCCCTGTGCCGCCGCTCGACCTGCCGCACTACCACGGGGTGGCGCGCAAGGAGGTTCCCAGTGGGAGCAACTGA
- a CDS encoding NADH-quinone oxidoreductase subunit D — MLETLSGQQDEQLVVNMGPQHPSTHGVLRLVLNLDGETVTEARTVIGYLHTGIEKNLEYRTWTQGTTFVTRMDYLSPIFNETAYCMAVEKLLGITDRVPERAQAIRVMMMELTRISSHWVAIGTFGMELGATTPFLFGSREREMVLDVMEYITGLRMNMAYVRPGGVSVDLPAGAVDKVGELLKLMPQRIKEMRKLLDANPVYLSRTKDVAYLDLTGCMALGVTGPMLRAAGLPWDLRKSQPYCGYETYEFDVPTQTTADVYGRYLVRIAEMEESLKIIEQALDRLAGPLKGDRVMVDDKKIGWPSQLALGPDGLGNSPDHIAHIMSGSMEALIHHFKLVTEGFRVPAGQAYASVEGPRGELGAHVVSDGGTRPYRVHFRDPSFTNLQAVPATCEGGMVADVISAVASIDPVMGGVDR, encoded by the coding sequence CTGCTCGAAACCCTGTCCGGTCAGCAGGACGAGCAGCTCGTCGTCAACATGGGCCCGCAGCACCCGTCCACGCACGGCGTGCTCCGCCTGGTCCTCAACCTCGACGGTGAGACGGTCACCGAGGCCCGCACGGTCATCGGCTACCTGCACACCGGCATCGAGAAGAACCTGGAATACCGGACGTGGACCCAGGGGACCACGTTCGTCACCCGGATGGACTACCTGTCGCCCATCTTCAACGAGACGGCCTACTGCATGGCCGTCGAGAAGCTGCTGGGCATCACCGACCGCGTCCCCGAGCGTGCGCAGGCCATCCGCGTGATGATGATGGAGCTCACCCGGATCTCCTCGCACTGGGTGGCCATCGGCACCTTCGGCATGGAGCTGGGGGCGACCACCCCGTTCCTGTTCGGCTCCCGCGAGCGCGAGATGGTGCTCGATGTGATGGAGTACATCACCGGCCTGCGGATGAACATGGCCTACGTCCGGCCGGGCGGCGTCTCCGTCGACCTGCCGGCCGGGGCCGTCGACAAGGTCGGCGAGTTGCTGAAGCTCATGCCGCAGCGCATCAAAGAGATGCGCAAGCTGCTCGACGCCAACCCGGTCTACCTGTCCCGGACGAAGGACGTCGCCTACCTCGACCTCACCGGGTGCATGGCGCTGGGCGTCACCGGCCCGATGCTGCGGGCCGCGGGCCTGCCGTGGGACCTGCGCAAGTCGCAGCCCTACTGCGGTTACGAGACCTACGAGTTCGACGTCCCGACGCAGACGACCGCCGACGTCTACGGCCGCTACCTGGTCCGGATCGCCGAGATGGAGGAGTCGCTCAAGATCATTGAGCAGGCGCTCGACCGGCTGGCCGGACCGCTCAAGGGCGACCGGGTGATGGTCGACGACAAGAAGATCGGCTGGCCCTCGCAGCTCGCGCTGGGTCCCGACGGCCTGGGCAACTCGCCCGACCACATCGCGCACATCATGAGCGGCTCGATGGAGGCGCTCATCCACCACTTCAAGCTGGTGACCGAGGGCTTCCGGGTCCCGGCCGGGCAGGCGTACGCCTCGGTCGAGGGCCCCCGCGGCGAGCTCGGCGCCCACGTGGTCAGCGACGGCGGCACGCGCCCGTACCGGGTGCACTTCCGTGACCCGTCGTTCACGAACCTGCAGGCGGTCCCCGCGACGTGCGAGGGCGGCATGGTCGCCGACGTCATCTCCGCGGTGGCCTCGATCGATCCGGTGATGGGAGGTGTCGACCGATGA